From Xenopus tropicalis strain Nigerian chromosome 3, UCB_Xtro_10.0, whole genome shotgun sequence, the proteins below share one genomic window:
- the b4galt7 gene encoding beta-1,4-galactosyltransferase 7 isoform X2 has translation MPRLALLFEVHLKSGLFLGFLPRKCSIFNLFLTCLILGFLSMLWLQLSCTGDVSKRGTQDEMSSQKSCPQVPRTVNEDPSWGPHRLALLVPFRERFEELMSFVPHMHQYLLQKKILHHIFIINQVDHYRFNRASLINVGFLESGNETDYIAMHDVDLLPLNLDLDYGFPEKGPFHVASPELHPLYHYKTYVGGILMLTKQHYEMCNGMSNRFWGWGREDDEFYRRIKGAGLQLFRPTGISTGYKTFRHIHDPAWRKRDQKRIAAQKQEQFKVDREGGLHSVKYRVESRSEVTISGAPCTVLNVLLECDLGDTPWCAFN, from the exons ATGCCTCGACTGGCACTTCTATTTGAAGTTCATTTAAA atcagGATTGTTTCTGGGGTTTCTACCTAGAAAATGCAGCATCTTTAATTTGTTCCTGACTTGCTTGATTCTTGGGTTTCTGTCTATGCTCTGGCTACAACTCAGCTGTACCGGTGATGTGAGCAAAAGAGGAACTCAGGATGAAATGTCTTCCCAGAAGTCCTGCCCCCAGGTTCCTAGAACTGTGAATGAGGATCCCTCATGGGGTCCTCACCGGCTTGCTTTGCTGGTTCCTTTTAGGGAGCGATTTGAAGAACTCATGAGCTTTGTCCCCCATATGCACCAGtatttgttacagaaaaaaattcTCCATCATATTTTTATCATCAATCAAGTGGATCATTACag gtttaatagagcttctctgaTTAATGTGGGCTTCCTGGAGAGCGGAAATGAAACGGATTACATAGCTATGCATGATGTGGACCTTTTGCCACTTAACCTTGATTTGGACTATGGTTTTCCAGAGAAGGGACCATTCCACGTGGCTTCCCCAGAGCTGCACCCACTTTATCATTACAAGACGTATGTGGGCGGGATTCTGATGCTCACCAAACAGCATTATGAAATG TGCAATGGAATGTCCAATCGATTCTGGGGATGGGGTAGGGAAGATGATGAGTTTTACCGGAGGATAAAAGGAGCTGGACTACAG CTCTTTCGTCCTACAGGAATAAGCACAGGATACAAAACTTTCCGTCACATACATGACCCTGCATGGAGGAAACGAGACCAGAAAAGAATTGCTGCTCAGAAGCAG GAGCAGTTTAAAGTGGATCGAGAGGGAGGTCTGCACAGTGTGAAGTATCGCGTGGAATCCCGGTCTGAGGTCACCATCAGTGGAGCCCCATGCACAGTACTGAATGTTCTCCTGGAATGTGACTTAGGGGACACACCATGGTGTGCCTTTAACTGA
- the b4galt7 gene encoding beta-1,4-galactosyltransferase 7 isoform X1, whose translation MLFLQESRKEKLRSGLFLGFLPRKCSIFNLFLTCLILGFLSMLWLQLSCTGDVSKRGTQDEMSSQKSCPQVPRTVNEDPSWGPHRLALLVPFRERFEELMSFVPHMHQYLLQKKILHHIFIINQVDHYRFNRASLINVGFLESGNETDYIAMHDVDLLPLNLDLDYGFPEKGPFHVASPELHPLYHYKTYVGGILMLTKQHYEMCNGMSNRFWGWGREDDEFYRRIKGAGLQLFRPTGISTGYKTFRHIHDPAWRKRDQKRIAAQKQEQFKVDREGGLHSVKYRVESRSEVTISGAPCTVLNVLLECDLGDTPWCAFN comes from the exons ATGCTGTTTCTTCAGGAGTCCAGGAAAgagaaattacg atcagGATTGTTTCTGGGGTTTCTACCTAGAAAATGCAGCATCTTTAATTTGTTCCTGACTTGCTTGATTCTTGGGTTTCTGTCTATGCTCTGGCTACAACTCAGCTGTACCGGTGATGTGAGCAAAAGAGGAACTCAGGATGAAATGTCTTCCCAGAAGTCCTGCCCCCAGGTTCCTAGAACTGTGAATGAGGATCCCTCATGGGGTCCTCACCGGCTTGCTTTGCTGGTTCCTTTTAGGGAGCGATTTGAAGAACTCATGAGCTTTGTCCCCCATATGCACCAGtatttgttacagaaaaaaattcTCCATCATATTTTTATCATCAATCAAGTGGATCATTACag gtttaatagagcttctctgaTTAATGTGGGCTTCCTGGAGAGCGGAAATGAAACGGATTACATAGCTATGCATGATGTGGACCTTTTGCCACTTAACCTTGATTTGGACTATGGTTTTCCAGAGAAGGGACCATTCCACGTGGCTTCCCCAGAGCTGCACCCACTTTATCATTACAAGACGTATGTGGGCGGGATTCTGATGCTCACCAAACAGCATTATGAAATG TGCAATGGAATGTCCAATCGATTCTGGGGATGGGGTAGGGAAGATGATGAGTTTTACCGGAGGATAAAAGGAGCTGGACTACAG CTCTTTCGTCCTACAGGAATAAGCACAGGATACAAAACTTTCCGTCACATACATGACCCTGCATGGAGGAAACGAGACCAGAAAAGAATTGCTGCTCAGAAGCAG GAGCAGTTTAAAGTGGATCGAGAGGGAGGTCTGCACAGTGTGAAGTATCGCGTGGAATCCCGGTCTGAGGTCACCATCAGTGGAGCCCCATGCACAGTACTGAATGTTCTCCTGGAATGTGACTTAGGGGACACACCATGGTGTGCCTTTAACTGA
- the b4galt7 gene encoding beta-1,4-galactosyltransferase 7, whose translation MYMTRRKPALYLREDSRSGLFLGFLPRKCSIFNLFLTCLILGFLSMLWLQLSCTGDVSKRGTQDEMSSQKSCPQVPRTVNEDPSWGPHRLALLVPFRERFEELMSFVPHMHQYLLQKKILHHIFIINQVDHYRFNRASLINVGFLESGNETDYIAMHDVDLLPLNLDLDYGFPEKGPFHVASPELHPLYHYKTYVGGILMLTKQHYEMCNGMSNRFWGWGREDDEFYRRIKGAGLQLFRPTGISTGYKTFRHIHDPAWRKRDQKRIAAQKQEQFKVDREGGLHSVKYRVESRSEVTISGAPCTVLNVLLECDLGDTPWCAFN comes from the exons ATGTATATGACAAGGAGAAAGCCAGCATTGTACCTCAGGGAAGACAGCAG atcagGATTGTTTCTGGGGTTTCTACCTAGAAAATGCAGCATCTTTAATTTGTTCCTGACTTGCTTGATTCTTGGGTTTCTGTCTATGCTCTGGCTACAACTCAGCTGTACCGGTGATGTGAGCAAAAGAGGAACTCAGGATGAAATGTCTTCCCAGAAGTCCTGCCCCCAGGTTCCTAGAACTGTGAATGAGGATCCCTCATGGGGTCCTCACCGGCTTGCTTTGCTGGTTCCTTTTAGGGAGCGATTTGAAGAACTCATGAGCTTTGTCCCCCATATGCACCAGtatttgttacagaaaaaaattcTCCATCATATTTTTATCATCAATCAAGTGGATCATTACag gtttaatagagcttctctgaTTAATGTGGGCTTCCTGGAGAGCGGAAATGAAACGGATTACATAGCTATGCATGATGTGGACCTTTTGCCACTTAACCTTGATTTGGACTATGGTTTTCCAGAGAAGGGACCATTCCACGTGGCTTCCCCAGAGCTGCACCCACTTTATCATTACAAGACGTATGTGGGCGGGATTCTGATGCTCACCAAACAGCATTATGAAATG TGCAATGGAATGTCCAATCGATTCTGGGGATGGGGTAGGGAAGATGATGAGTTTTACCGGAGGATAAAAGGAGCTGGACTACAG CTCTTTCGTCCTACAGGAATAAGCACAGGATACAAAACTTTCCGTCACATACATGACCCTGCATGGAGGAAACGAGACCAGAAAAGAATTGCTGCTCAGAAGCAG GAGCAGTTTAAAGTGGATCGAGAGGGAGGTCTGCACAGTGTGAAGTATCGCGTGGAATCCCGGTCTGAGGTCACCATCAGTGGAGCCCCATGCACAGTACTGAATGTTCTCCTGGAATGTGACTTAGGGGACACACCATGGTGTGCCTTTAACTGA